CCACCAagctcttctcttccccccctcgTGACCCAGGTGGAGGCGCTGCTCAAGCTCTCCCAGTGGAGGCGGGAGGTGGGTGACGTTGCCAGGtccctcgccgccgcctccccgCAGCTGGCCGAGGAGCAGAGGCGCCGGCtgcacttcctctcctccctggaCATGGCTGCTCTGCCCCAGGCCGACTTGGAGGAGGTGAGCAGTTTTTTCTTCATGACTCCTCCCCCCCCAGTCCTCTCCCCCCTCGTCCTCTCCCCCCTCGTCCTCTCCCCCCCTCGTCCTCCACCCCCTCCGCAATCTGTACTCTTTCCCCCCGTGCAGTAGGTTtttatcttcttgctctcttggGCTTGCACTTAACGGTACATAGCTGATGATGATTATGTTTTTAATAAAGatattaaaaatgataaaaacTATTACAACAACTTCTGCTACGAttacttcctctactactactactactactagtaataataattataaaagttTTATTATGTTATGtttcattgtttatttgtttgtctttataaaatcataataataaaagTGTCTTTTTATTAtaaaatcatgataataataaacgtaataatggtgataattatTATAATTCTTTATCTCTTCCCGCACACCCGTGTCGTCCGCAGTACACCAACCTCAAGACTAAGATGATGGAGATCCACAGCAGCGCCAGGGTCTGCGACTTCAACGACCCCGCCAAGTGTGACCTCACCTTCAGCTCAGGTGACTGCATGAAGAACACACTCAAACACGTTCGTTGATTTCGCCAAATATAATAGGACAAATTATCTGTCATaccctggggggagggggggggggcaccgtTATAATTGGATGAGTTGTCCTTCCCCAACAGACCTCGAGAAGCTGATGAAGACAAGCCGCGACTACCAGGAGCTGGCCCATGCGTGGCGGGCGTGGCGCGACAACACCGGTAGGAGGCTGCGGCCCCAGTACTCCCGCCTCACCACCCTCGCCAACAAGGCCGCCAAGCTCAACGGTAAGACTCGCTGCAGCCCAAGATTCTCAGTGCAGGGAGAGGAGTGGCGGGCGGAATGATACACGCCTCGGGTCAAAAGCCACGTTGCCTTGACACCTGTTTCAATCTCCAGCATGACATGTTCGTCACTGCCCTCATGTCTTTGCTCCTTATACTGATGGGTTAGGGGAGTttgacttttttccctttttctgtaaCTAAAAATTCCTTGGAAAGTTACGTGTCCGCCTTCTCCTAGAGTTATTTTCCAGTTATTTAATGTTAACTGGGAGATCCTTGCAAAGACCTGTTTTGAGGCTTTGGGACTCCTTGATGCGAGCAGACTCCACGCCACTGTGTTCATCTGTGCTCCTCAGGTTTTAACAGTTCCGCGGAGGAGTGGCTCGCCAAGTACGACACCTCCGGGAACTTAACTAATGTGTTGACCGAGGTGTTCCAGCAGCTGGCGCCCCTCTACCAGCAGCTCCACGCCTACGTCAGGAGAAAGCTGAGGCAGGTGAGGAACAGGAATTCCATGGACtgtacgaaacacacacacacacacacaaagaaagaaaccgCAAACCTGCAAGTAGTTAGGAAACTAACTAACACCCTAGCACGTAATATCACATTCTCATATCACCCATTTCTCCCTCGCAGCAATATGGGGAGACACACATCACCGAGAAGGGCCCCATACCTACCCACCTGCTGGGGAACATGTGTGCACAGCACTGGGACGAGATCTACCCGCTGGTGGAGCCCTTCCCCGGCAATGGCTCTCTGAACGTGACCCAGGAGATGGAGGCACAGGTAAAGAGTTCTTGAAGGTGTGATCCTCCTTGATCCTCTAGGGGACTTCTGGGTTTGATTTTACCTCCAGGAGGGCGAACTTACATATAAGTTGGGTGACATTCAGTCGCATCGTCCTCGTATGAATATTTTAGATCATTTAAGGCATCGaatacctttcctttactctgatCTGTTAGTTCTTTGATCAGTGAGGTCTTGAATTCTTCCCAGTCCACAACCGGGCCATGCTTTGGATATAAACCGCGTCTACTCGACTCAAAACTATTCTTTTTCGATCTTCCCCCCGTGGGGTGCATTGCTCTATCTGGGAAAGGAATACCTctaatctgcctcctccttctactcccttcaAGTGTCTTCTTTCAAGGATGGGTATGTCCCTTGGTTTGAGTAGTGGTTTAGTGACCGTGTCTTCTTGGCCTCTACGTAATCGGTCCACTAGTTCTAACATTGATTTTTAGAAAATCTAACTCTTCCTCGAGTTCTTCCATTTTCACGGTCTCACCCGCTTGTGGCTCTTTATCAGTGTTTGTGCCCTAGGGTCTTCCTGGTCAGTGTCAGTATGCTGTTGGTCTGGGCAGTGTTCACTTTCCCATGGACCCAGCAAGTCAGCTATCTCTACCTTTATAGTTCAATATTTACAGTTTACTCTtctaaagagaagagaacaatcaaagcaaactaataaaacaaatatataaaacccATAAACTCAAACGAAACTACCTTCGAACACATGAGCAAGGGAGGTTAAGCACTGGTTTGATCGTGATAATTACTGCGCCATTGCAGACTACCACTTTCCATTACTCTGCGAGAGACTCTTACCACGCGCACgctccttccaccacctccctttcctcctcatatacTGCCTGAATGCAGTCATCCTCAAAGAAATTCCCGGCTTTGGCTCCTGGTGCACGAAAAATATCTATTCGGATTTCTTGTTCCTCAACCTCTAACTCCATCGGAATATGACTATGCCCCACAAGTGCTACTCTaaacttgtttttctctctctgtgttcatAACACCAGAGAACAAGTAAATGCAAAGACtcaaaaaaatgttaagactgcAAAGCAATAGGGCGaccatcaatcaatcatcaaCAGGGGAagaaacccccccaaaaattaaTTATCCTGTCTAGTTAACTGCTTGCTCAAAAAGGGAGGGGGATCAATAttaaactggatggtgataacactcacagtaaggttatataatatgtatttatttttcattttttccaaaggttgagagtaaaaaaaaatgatgacagctgtatgcctctaatctaactagctaccggcacaagggagatttggggaatactcataatgcttagctctggttgctggaggaggagaagcaggagctggcgtgagcgtcgggctcggcaggggacgtccacgatgggaatgggcagTCCTGGTGATGGACAAACACGCGCCGGTTGGTGTGGAGGGGCGGGCGCCGGCTGGCGTGGAgggacgggcgccgcttgatgtggagggGCGGGCGCCACTGGCcggtgggtctccttgccctcgccttctcgcctctgctcctcgctaagctcctcccccttctccacgtgactccctctcggcattacaatcaaaccctacctccctaactaactagttattggtttcttggggggatggggttcgaggctttgagatgagggatttcagtaactctcgttaatgatatttactcattcgctcgccgtgttatcatctcataaccttttacgcatttacattccttagccacccattcactccctcactcattcactctttcactcattcacgctcccactcgctcacacttactctgtcactcactgacttactcacattctcgttcattcacgcactcgctcacacttactcactgacttgcataccccctcgctcactcacattcggaccgttacaaggTATATATAAAggtataagtgtataagtaaaAGATAGCCCAATGTGTGAGTTTACTGTATGAGGGTACACATTCCCGGCCTCCATTCATGCAGGGATACACAGTGAGGCAGATGTTTGAGGCGGCTGACGACTTCTTCGTGTCGTTGGGTCTGCCTCGCATGCCTGCCTCCTTCTGGCGCAAGTCCTTCTTCGTCAAGCCGTCTGACAGAAATGTGTCGTGCGAAGCCGCCGCATGGGACTTCTGCAACGGGAAGGACTACCGGTGAGAAGACTGTCTTTAGTTTAGTAGTTTTAAGTGGTTTTGGGAGTGAATTCATAGTGCCATAGGCCAGGGTAGAGTGTGAACACTTGCAACACTTCATGCAACGAGAGCTGTGCAATACATGCACAACTTAGGCCTAGTGTGGACGGGATTTTTGTATTGGTATGATGAATAATTGTGTACCTGATTTTTGCATAAATGAAATGACCTTCCTCCGGCGTACCAGAGTCAAGATGTGCAGCGAGGTGAACATGAAGGACCTGCTGGCCGCCCACCACAGCCTGGGAGTCCTCCACTACTATGTGCAGTACCGCCACCTGCCCCACGCGCTGCGCCAGGATGCCAACCCAGGTGAGGAGGGCGGCCCTTGTGTGCCTTACCTTGCCAGTCTGCTGCATGGCGTCCAGTGCACACTTGCTCCTCTGTGTTTGCTTACTACTGTGGCCAGGTTACCTAGACACTCATTTACAGCACTACACCGCAACTACAAAACAAATAACTTGTCTGTACATGTCAGTAGCTCATAACTTCTACTGTAGTTCTTTTTTCCCATGACTTAATCTCTTTGTGAGTAGGGTATGAAGACACACTAAGCTTTACTCTTCTTGGGTAGCTTATGGGAATTTTTTTGTTTAGCCCTTGATCTGTCTTTTTACCGTAAAATAATATTTCTTGCCCTCAGCTTTCCACGAGGCAGTGGGAGGATCTATCACCCTGAGTGCTGGCTCCCCAAGTCACCTGTACAAGCTGGGTCTCCTTAAAAACCTGACAGAGGACTCTGAGGTGGAGATCAACCACCTGATGAAGGTGGCACTGCACTGGATcccattcatttcctcttcctacgTGTTGGACCTCTGGCGCTGGGACATTTCTCGCACGCACTTTCCAGACTTTGCCTGGAACTGTGCCTGGTGGGATCTCAGGTGAGTGGAGGCTGCAGGCGTTGAAGCACTGCATGCACACAAGCTAATGGGATGATGAGTCAAGGATCAATGTAATATTTCTCCTTTACTCACCTTTATTTTCCACTGCGGTCCACTTCAGGTTCCAGCTACAGGGCCTCAAGCCTCCGGTGCTGAGGACGGAGAAAGACTTGGATGCTGCCGCCAGTAACCAAGTGATTGTTGATACTGAATACATCAGGTGAGCCGTGTTCCACCCTCTTGATGCATCTTCTTTGTTCCCCTCCTGTATTTCCTATACTCCTTCGACAAATCTTCTGTCTGCTCTCTGTGTCGCAGTCCTAAACACGAGCCTTACGTGTTGGCAGGAACTACGTATCTACTGTGCTGCAGTTCCAGTTCCACAAGGCGCTGTGCCTCAAGGCAGGGCAGTATGATCCTCTCGACCCTGCCAAGCCCCTGCACAAGTGTGATGTTTATCAGTCTGTTGCGGCGGGGGACACACTTAAGTGAGTACATAGCTGGGAGAGGGACATGTGGGTGTAGTGGATTTGTAGTAATAGATGTAGATGTGGAGTAGACGCTTATaagagatggatagaaagagtgaagaaaatcacGATAGTCTATAATATGTAGGTAAAGA
Above is a genomic segment from Eriocheir sinensis breed Jianghai 21 chromosome 7, ASM2467909v1, whole genome shotgun sequence containing:
- the LOC126995123 gene encoding angiotensin-converting enzyme-like isoform X2 — protein: MTEHTRRAQVEALLKLSQWRREVGDVARSLAAASPQLAEEQRRRLHFLSSLDMAALPQADLEEYTNLKTKMMEIHSSARVCDFNDPAKCDLTFSSDLEKLMKTSRDYQELAHAWRAWRDNTGRRLRPQYSRLTTLANKAAKLNGFNSSAEEWLAKYDTSGNLTNVLTEVFQQLAPLYQQLHAYVRRKLRQQYGETHITEKGPIPTHLLGNMCAQHWDEIYPLVEPFPGNGSLNVTQEMEAQGYTVRQMFEAADDFFVSLGLPRMPASFWRKSFFVKPSDRNVSCEAAAWDFCNGKDYRVKMCSEVNMKDLLAAHHSLGVLHYYVQYRHLPHALRQDANPAFHEAVGGSITLSAGSPSHLYKLGLLKNLTEDSEVEINHLMKVALHWIPFISSSYVLDLWRWDISRTHFPDFAWNCAWWDLRFQLQGLKPPVLRTEKDLDAAASNQVIVDTEYIRNYVSTVLQFQFHKALCLKAGQYDPLDPAKPLHKCDVYQSVAAGDTLKAMLSLGRSKPWQVVLGVMTGEPEGRLDTSAMLEYFKPLEEWLTLDNAEHGEHVGWHSDGEYCKTQGPPMNQ
- the LOC126995123 gene encoding angiotensin-converting enzyme-like isoform X1, which translates into the protein MARARMDLSVVLVQALVLGVLHAAATVVQVPRGSLPGVTKAYLEEADRRSSEECTTSLLARWAYETNMTEHTRRAQVEALLKLSQWRREVGDVARSLAAASPQLAEEQRRRLHFLSSLDMAALPQADLEEYTNLKTKMMEIHSSARVCDFNDPAKCDLTFSSDLEKLMKTSRDYQELAHAWRAWRDNTGRRLRPQYSRLTTLANKAAKLNGFNSSAEEWLAKYDTSGNLTNVLTEVFQQLAPLYQQLHAYVRRKLRQQYGETHITEKGPIPTHLLGNMCAQHWDEIYPLVEPFPGNGSLNVTQEMEAQGYTVRQMFEAADDFFVSLGLPRMPASFWRKSFFVKPSDRNVSCEAAAWDFCNGKDYRVKMCSEVNMKDLLAAHHSLGVLHYYVQYRHLPHALRQDANPAFHEAVGGSITLSAGSPSHLYKLGLLKNLTEDSEVEINHLMKVALHWIPFISSSYVLDLWRWDISRTHFPDFAWNCAWWDLRFQLQGLKPPVLRTEKDLDAAASNQVIVDTEYIRNYVSTVLQFQFHKALCLKAGQYDPLDPAKPLHKCDVYQSVAAGDTLKAMLSLGRSKPWQVVLGVMTGEPEGRLDTSAMLEYFKPLEEWLTLDNAEHGEHVGWHSDGEYCKTQGPPMNQ